TTCTACATGAGAATAGAGTTATTTTTCAACTCTAGTAGCGCGTAAAATATCAGATGCTCGAACTATCCCATAACTGAAGTGGAGAAAGCATGGGGGCAACCAGAATGGCCTAATTTAAAACAGGAATGCCACctagtttgttttaaaaggtaAATGATTTTAAACTGTTATGCTTCTGAACAGTTCTGCAAAAACAAAGAATTAGTATATCCCGACTACCATGGTTCCCTCAACCAAAAGAAGTCTTAGAGGCTCTTTGAGTCCCATTCTGCAACTGTTTCCATGCACAAGATGGTCGCAAATGGCCTAAAAAAATTAAGGATAATGGACTCTAGCGCCTATGGAAAGAGTTGTCAGGAGACTAGAACTCAAAATATCTCAGTCTTTACCTAGAGTGGAAACCACAGGAGGagaaaaaataccaaatatcTTTATTTAAGTTTAGTGGAACTATTCATTGGTATTTCAGAAGAAAACATTCAACAGAAATAGCAGTGGAAGAAGCCACCCCTCAGCTCGGAGATCAAGGCAGATGAGCATAAAGTGCTTTAGATGGGAGGCAAACTTTCCCCGAGTATCAATCCTGGGCCTGTGACCAGCTCCTGAGCTGCCGCATGCCGAGGTGCAGTGTGTGTGAAGGAGCAGCACCTGCTGGAGATGGCTTGTTGGATTAGGCACATGGTGTTTGAGCGACGTGGGCCATCGGCTAAGGGGTTACGGCCGCCCCAGGGTGCTATTTGCAGAGCCCCTCTAGCCGCTCCAGCGTGCCCTTCATGTCACGGATGCGCCTGGCCAAGGCCGGCACGGGCTGCATGGCCAGGTCCAGCTCCTCGCACCGCGCCACCAGTGTGTACATGGCTCGGATGCTGGTGTCCACGGCCTCGCCCAGGCTCTCCACGCCGTCGCGGTAGGTCTGGATGCAGCCCACGCTCAGTGCGGTCAGGGCCTGCAGGCCGCAGTGCACGCTGCGCAGCAGCTCATCCACCTGCGCGGCCACCTGCCCGGCCAGCGCCACCAGGTCCCGCAGCGCCGCGGGGTCTACGGGGGGGATGGCGCTGGCGGCGGGCGCGCTGAGCTGGATCTTCCGCTGCAGGTTGCTGGCTACGAAGTGGGTGAGGAGGCCCTCGCGGCGCACGCTGCCCTCCAGCTCCAGCGCGCTGGCGATGGTGGCTCTACGACCCCACGGCTGCCGCGCTCCCGCGCCGGTTGCTCCGCACTCCAGGCTCAGCGCCTCCAGGCTCCGCTCGGCCCCGAGCTGCTCCTGCTGCCCGGGCCCCTCTGCTTCCGCGACAGGAACGCGGCACCCCTCCGCCATAACCGCCACCGTCCCgcgtcctcctccccccaggcgcTCGTGCCCGCGCTCGCTAGGACCTGTAACGAGAAGGCGTGCGTTTCCTCAATGTTTATGCCTCTCTTGATTGGCTAGAATGTAGGAAAGGGGCGGGATCCATTCTGTTTGTGTCCCATCCGATTGGCAGATGCTTACCAAAAAAAAGACGTGACTCGTCCGGCTTATCGGTTTCCGGGTGGGCCTGTTTTGAGGACAGGGGGCGTGCCGCGTTGTGTTTGTCCTGCAGTGTTTGTCTTTCTGGATTGGCGAGGGCGGTCCTATTACGGCATCAGTCTCTTCGGATTGGTCATTGCCAGAAAGAGGCGTGTCACTCGCTGTGCCAGGCTGCGTTGATTGGTTCGGCGGCGGAAGTGGGCGTGTCCCTCTCGAGTAACAACACTGGGGCGCTGCTCGCCGTTCCTCTCACTCCCCCGCCATGTTCTCCTAGCAGTGGATCTGGGATTTCACCACCATCGAAGCCTACAAAGTCCCTGCGGACGCTGTGCGGCCACGTCCCCgagccctctcctctccccctgcgCAGTTCCGAACACCCGACTCCCGCCATGGTCACCACCACGGCGCCGCCGCCCTTCCTAGCCCGGCTCTCGGCAGGCACCGAGGACGCCCGGCGGCTACCCCCCAGCCTCTTCCAACGCCTCATGCGGGGGGACAACAACTGCGAGaaccagcccagctgctgcctggcGGGACCCGGGGGTAGCGCGCGGCCGGCGCTGAAGCGAGTGAGGCGGAGAAAGGGAAAGATCCGGCCCAGCCCTTCGGGGCTGCTACCGAGCCGCTACCAGCAGTACCAACAACACCGCGCTGGCCTGGGCAGAAGGGCCCCGCTGGGAGCCCCCGGCCCGGGAGACGTTCACACTCTCCCAGTACCAGCTGTTCCCACCGCCCTGGCCGAGGAGCCCCCCACATCGGCCCCTCCGAGACCGGCGCCCAGCAAGCCCCTGAGGAAGGAGGTATGGGGAGGGTCCGGGCTGCGAGCCCCGGGGAGCGGTTCCCATTCTCCCCgtttcggggggaggggaagtttcCGTTACGCTCGCTCGCTCtcggggcagggaagaggtgccGCTCGCGCTGATTGGTTCTGGGAATCCACCAATGCGGTTGGCGGCTGCGCCCAGCAACAGCCGGATTTAGCCTGGTGGCCGCGCGCCCGGGGGTGACGTGTGCAGAGAGCAGCGCCCCATGGAGGCGCCCGGCTGCCACGGTCACTACAGCCGCGCCCCCgcctggatggggaggggggcgctCAGCTCCTGCGCTGGACGGGGTCCGGGCCGGAGCTTTCGAGTCCCCCCAGAAGCGCGCTGGGCTCCCGGGGGGACTCATTCACCCCGTCCAGCTCGTGGAGTGGGAGGGAGTGACAGACAGCGGTAGGGCGATAAAGGGACATCGCTTCTCCTGGCTGGGCGAGCGGAGGGACGTtcccctgcttcccagcaccCGGCTGCTGCTCTTTGGCGGCAGAGTCCTGCATTATTTgaatgtctgtctctgtctctgcagTTCTTGAAGAACAAGATGGGCAAATCTGAGAAGGCTCCCgctccccactgccagcctgTTCACAGTGTACACCTGGGTGAACAGCCCAAGAGTAACAAGCAGAAGAGCAAATGTAACATGCCGCTCACAAAGATCGCATCtgtgaaaaaaaatgaaagtaaCTTTTGGCAACTTTCCGTGTTGCCTGAGATAATtgaaaagcaagagaaaaagcCGCTTAATAACACTGAGAACTTCAGAAACGTGAAATCAAAGAAACCCGGTTCTCCAACTGAAGTGAACCAAAAAGAAAGTTATGCTGGGGCAAAGTTTAGTGACCCGCCATCTCCTAGTGTCCTTCCAAAGCCTCCCAGTCACTGGGTGGGATGCACTGTTGAATATTCTGACCAAAATAAGGAGCTGATGGCAGTCCATTTAAAAACTCTCCTAAAAGTTCAAGCATAACTCGAGATTTATGAGTAGTTACAAAGAGGACTCCATCCATGAAATTGAAACTTGCCTTGTTGCAACATGAAGTATAAAAGGACTGTCAAGTCTTATAATCACAAACTTTTGTATTATATTTTTTATGGCTGTGTAAATAATGTACATCATGTAATATGTGTATATTCTTGTTCATACTTTGAGAGGTACATTTTAGTTTTGTTATGAAAGGATGTATTTTGCACTGCCCAAATGGTAGGTGTTTTGTATATA
This genomic window from Emys orbicularis isolate rEmyOrb1 chromosome 3, rEmyOrb1.hap1, whole genome shotgun sequence contains:
- the LOC135876428 gene encoding BLOC-1-related complex subunit 6-like, encoding MAEGCRVPVAEAEGPGQQEQLGAERSLEALSLECGATGAGARQPWGRRATIASALELEGSVRREGLLTHFVASNLQRKIQLSAPAASAIPPVDPAALRDLVALAGQVAAQVDELLRSVHCGLQALTALSVGCIQTYRDGVESLGEAVDTSIRAMYTLVARCEELDLAMQPVPALARRIRDMKGTLERLEGLCK
- the PNRC1 gene encoding proline-rich nuclear receptor coactivator 1, which gives rise to MVTTTAPPPFLARLSAGTEDARRLPPSLFQRLMRGDNNCENQPSCCLAGPGGSARPALKRVRRRKGKIRPSPSGLLPSRYQQYQQHRAGLGRRAPLGAPGPGDVHTLPVPAVPTALAEEPPTSAPPRPAPSKPLRKEFLKNKMGKSEKAPAPHCQPVHSVHLGEQPKSNKQKSKCNMPLTKIASVKKNESNFWQLSVLPEIIEKQEKKPLNNTENFRNVKSKKPGSPTEVNQKESYAGAKFSDPPSPSVLPKPPSHWVGCTVEYSDQNKELMAVHLKTLLKVQA